GGCCGCGAAGGCGGAGTTCGCCGAGCCGGTGGCGGAAGCGCAAGCAGATGGCTCGACCTTGTGGACAGCGGCGATCGGCGCCGGTCCGGGACAGGTGCGGGTCATGGCCTTCCTCCCTGACCTGCTCGAAATCAAGGTCGGCGATTCGGTCAAGTGGATTCATGAGTCGCCAGGCGAGCCGCATAACGTGACATTCCTCGGCCCGGGCGTGGTTCCGCCGGTCGAGTTCGAAGTGGGCGAGTTTGCTGATGGACGGCCCAAGTTCATTCAGAACATGGACACCTTCCTGCCGTCGGGGAATACCACGTGGGAGGGCGAAGGCTACATGCAGTCGGGCTTCATGGGAATCCCAGAGTTGGGTCTGCCAATGGAGTTCACCGCCAGCTTCCCGGTTGCTGGCGAGTACATCTACTACTGCTCGCTCCATGGCGATCCCGACGGTGGCCGCATGGGTGCAACCCTTCGGGTCGTCGAATAATCGGTCAATCAGGAGTGCCGCGATGTGGGGCCGGGCAATGGGTGCTCGGCCTCGCATCGGGCACATGCTGTGACTTGCGACACTGCGAACTCGGCGACCGCGGGTGTGTCATGGAGGGAAGTCGGGCCGAGCGGGCGATCGACTCCGATACGCCACCTTACGTATCCGATGCGTTCTTGCTGCGTGGGCCAAATACGGAGGATTACCGATGAGCTGGAGGCGTTCGGGACCGTATCGTTGGGTCCGGTGAGGAAATGTGTTGCCTTGCCGAACCTAATGGCGCCGCCACAGCCAGCGCAACGTAGTGACGCTGGCAGCGGATGGGAAGCTAGCGGAAGTTGACTCGAGATGTTTCGACCGATCGATTGGACAACCAGGAGCTCGAAGATTGGGCTCGTGCTCACAGCACTCCTATGCGTTGGGGTGCTGGCTGGACTCGCTGCCGTGGTTGGTGGCGACCGATTGACAGGCTTGGGTGCGGCGACCGAGCCGCCAGTCAAGGAATTCCACCTAACCGCCAAGGAGACCGAGGTGGAACTCCAACCCGGCACGACGGTGAAAGCCTGGACCTACAACGGCATCATGCCGGGTCCGGAGATTCGTGTTACTGAGGGCGACCGGGTGCGTGTCACCCTTACCAACGAGTTGCCCACGGGCACCACCATCCATTGGCACGGCGTCGATGTACCCAACGCTATGGACGGTCCCGCTGGTCTCAGTCAGGCGCCGGTCGAGCCAGGTGAGTCGTTCACGTACGAGTTCATTGCCACTCCCGGAGGCACCCGTTGGTATCACACGCATACCGATGTCTCCACCCAAATTCTGTTGGGGCTTTATGGCGCATTCATCGTCGAGCCAAAGGGCGGTTTGCCGGAGATCGACCGGGACTACACATACATCCTGACCGAATGGGACGCTGAGCTGACCCCCGCGGTTGCCCTGGGGGAGGAACCCCGCG
Above is a window of Thermomicrobiales bacterium DNA encoding:
- a CDS encoding plastocyanin/azurin family copper-binding protein; amino-acid sequence: AGDRIWFTEGMAGFHTVWFGYGAEPPILQIPDPELASPAAGEAPAIVFDPDVALPTANLAVDGVNPVNTGLDILWDPATPVVLTFPTPGTYDYLCIPHQGVMRGTVIVQEAGSELPFDQAALDAMATEQANALIQEGVAAKAEFAEPVAEAQADGSTLWTAAIGAGPGQVRVMAFLPDLLEIKVGDSVKWIHESPGEPHNVTFLGPGVVPPVEFEVGEFADGRPKFIQNMDTFLPSGNTTWEGEGYMQSGFMGIPELGLPMEFTASFPVAGEYIYYCSLHGDPDGGRMGATLRVVE